From the genome of Streptococcus marmotae, one region includes:
- a CDS encoding DUF4767 domain-containing protein — translation MVEIYKNWNNYPDVHTYFFAVTAQGEVIVFHSPTTNGDRVYVKPTENQELQAGFKRVLKGEEGSAVQTSSISVEQRNLTIKQCSN, via the coding sequence ATTGTAGAAATTTATAAAAATTGGAATAATTACCCGGATGTTCATACCTATTTCTTTGCCGTTACGGCGCAAGGGGAGGTGATTGTTTTTCATTCGCCCACTACAAATGGTGATAGGGTCTATGTCAAACCGACGGAAAATCAAGAACTTCAAGCAGGTTTTAAAAGGGTCCTTAAGGGAGAAGAAGGGAGTGCAGTGCAAACCAGTTCAATTTCTGTGGAACAGAGAAATTTGACAATTAAACAATGCTCGAATTAG
- a CDS encoding glycoside hydrolase family 2 TIM barrel-domain containing protein, translating to MNYREPSLGWLEDSEVFGVNTIPAHSAHAYYETVSQADSKLCPLKQSLNGSWKFAYAVNPSLRIKDFYKLEYDVRSFNTIQVPGHIQLQGYDTPQYINSLYPWDGQEALRPPHISKEYNPVSSYVKEFELENPLQDKRIFLSFQGVETAFYVWLNGQFIGYGEDSFTPSEFDVTEYIQKGENKLAVEVYKRSSASWLEDQDFWRFSGIFREVYLYAIPEVHVQDLFVKGSLANHYQNGSFWAELQIVGDVTDVYLCAELKNAGGDVVYQHREVAKEKIILEKQLSSVLTWSAEQPNLYQLELRLVRDNQTIEVVRQQVGFRTFEIQNGVMYLNGERIIFKGVNRHEFHPERGRAITEKEMLWDIRLMKQHNINAVRTSHYPNQSRWYELCDEYGLYVIDEANLESHGSWQKPVGVEPSWNVPGSLPMWRENVLDRANNMFQRDKNHPSILMWSCGNESYAGECIAAMTEFFHKVDDTRIVHYEGVFWNREFEEASDVESQMYTTPADVIQYLEKKPSKPLILCEYMHAMGNSLGGMHLYTELANRYPHYQGGFIWDYIDQALFKQNDFGQKVLTYGGDWGDRATDFEFCGNGLVFANRKPTAKLQEVKQLYANVILKPDVHGVTIHNQCLFADTSDSYFVARLRRDGELIWQKEFQRTILAGEVTYVSLDYPRQTIAGEYTYEVTQHLCKDTLWAEKGHELSWGQTIQCVESSVVPADFPADFPADFRVVKGDGHIGVHGYNFDILFSVIEGGLVSYVKNGTEFITRTPKTSFWRALTDNDRGAKHGFDRGSWLGASLYQKCVDVSVEESMTGVTIRFTHQLPIGTDVVHTVAYMVDGKGRIRIEGHYPGYEGLPSLPLYGIDFKVKNSYHHVRYYGYGPEENYIDRKSGARLGIFDTTAQKNLQPYLVPQETGNRCNVRWLEVADSQGYGLRFTAKDKPFEMSVLPHSAYELEQATHQEELGPSQFTWIRLLAAQMGVGGDNSWGAPVHDEYLLEANTAYMFSFWLDTIGE from the coding sequence ATGAATTATAGAGAACCTAGTTTAGGATGGTTAGAGGATTCTGAAGTGTTTGGAGTGAATACGATTCCGGCGCATTCTGCGCACGCATATTATGAAACAGTGTCGCAAGCGGATTCGAAGCTATGCCCATTAAAACAATCGCTAAACGGTAGTTGGAAATTTGCCTATGCTGTAAACCCAAGTTTGAGAATCAAGGATTTTTATAAATTGGAATATGATGTCCGTTCTTTTAATACGATTCAGGTACCGGGGCACATACAGTTGCAAGGATATGATACTCCTCAGTATATCAATTCTTTGTATCCTTGGGATGGTCAGGAAGCATTGCGGCCCCCGCATATCTCAAAAGAGTACAATCCAGTTAGTTCTTATGTAAAGGAGTTTGAGTTAGAAAATCCTTTGCAGGATAAGCGAATATTTTTATCGTTTCAAGGGGTTGAAACAGCCTTTTATGTATGGCTAAATGGTCAATTTATAGGCTACGGAGAAGACTCGTTTACGCCATCTGAGTTTGATGTTACGGAGTATATTCAAAAAGGGGAAAATAAGCTAGCTGTTGAAGTTTATAAACGTTCAAGTGCAAGTTGGTTAGAGGATCAAGATTTTTGGCGATTTTCAGGGATTTTTAGGGAAGTCTATCTATATGCTATTCCGGAAGTTCATGTGCAAGATTTATTTGTAAAGGGAAGCCTAGCGAATCACTATCAGAATGGTTCTTTTTGGGCAGAGCTACAAATTGTCGGCGATGTGACAGATGTTTATCTTTGTGCAGAATTGAAAAATGCAGGAGGAGATGTTGTTTATCAGCACCGTGAAGTAGCCAAAGAAAAAATTATTTTAGAAAAACAACTTTCTTCGGTGCTTACTTGGAGTGCAGAGCAACCAAATCTTTATCAGTTGGAATTACGGCTTGTTCGGGATAACCAGACTATTGAAGTTGTACGGCAACAGGTTGGTTTTAGGACGTTTGAAATCCAAAACGGAGTGATGTATCTGAATGGAGAACGTATTATTTTCAAAGGAGTCAACCGACACGAATTTCATCCGGAAAGGGGGCGTGCAATAACTGAGAAAGAAATGCTCTGGGATATTCGTCTGATGAAACAGCATAATATTAATGCTGTGCGGACATCTCATTATCCAAACCAGAGTCGCTGGTATGAGCTATGTGACGAATATGGCTTATATGTAATTGACGAAGCGAATTTAGAAAGTCACGGCTCTTGGCAGAAGCCTGTCGGAGTCGAACCTTCATGGAATGTACCGGGGAGTTTACCGATGTGGCGTGAGAATGTGTTAGATCGTGCAAACAACATGTTCCAGAGAGATAAAAACCATCCATCCATCCTGATGTGGTCTTGCGGGAATGAATCGTATGCTGGGGAATGCATCGCTGCGATGACGGAATTTTTCCACAAGGTGGATGATACACGAATTGTCCACTACGAAGGTGTTTTTTGGAATAGAGAGTTTGAAGAGGCCAGCGATGTAGAGTCGCAGATGTACACCACGCCTGCTGATGTAATCCAATATCTTGAGAAGAAACCTTCTAAGCCGCTTATTTTGTGTGAGTATATGCATGCGATGGGAAATTCTTTAGGAGGAATGCACCTTTATACGGAATTGGCGAATCGGTATCCACATTATCAAGGAGGTTTTATCTGGGACTATATTGACCAAGCGCTTTTCAAGCAGAATGATTTTGGTCAAAAAGTCCTTACATACGGTGGGGATTGGGGGGATCGTGCTACAGATTTTGAATTTTGCGGCAATGGCTTAGTATTTGCTAATCGCAAACCGACTGCGAAATTACAAGAGGTGAAACAATTGTATGCAAATGTCATCCTGAAGCCGGATGTACATGGAGTAACCATCCATAATCAATGTTTGTTTGCTGATACTAGTGATTCCTATTTTGTAGCCCGCTTGAGGCGTGATGGAGAGTTAATTTGGCAAAAGGAATTTCAACGAACGATTTTAGCTGGAGAAGTGACCTATGTATCGCTTGATTATCCAAGACAAACAATAGCAGGTGAATATACCTATGAGGTAACTCAGCATTTATGCAAGGATACATTGTGGGCAGAAAAAGGGCATGAATTGAGTTGGGGTCAGACAATACAATGTGTAGAGTCTAGTGTGGTTCCAGCCGATTTTCCAGCCGATTTTCCAGCCGATTTTCGTGTAGTCAAGGGTGATGGTCATATTGGAGTGCATGGCTATAATTTTGATATTTTATTTTCTGTCATTGAAGGTGGCCTAGTTTCTTATGTGAAAAATGGGACGGAATTTATTACCAGAACTCCTAAGACAAGCTTTTGGCGTGCTTTAACAGACAATGATCGAGGAGCAAAGCATGGTTTTGATAGGGGGAGTTGGTTAGGTGCCAGTCTATATCAAAAATGTGTTGATGTATCCGTGGAAGAATCTATGACGGGAGTAACGATTCGATTCACTCATCAGTTGCCGATTGGTACAGATGTTGTTCATACTGTTGCTTATATGGTTGATGGAAAGGGGCGTATTCGGATTGAGGGACATTACCCAGGATATGAAGGTCTACCAAGTTTACCCCTATATGGGATTGATTTTAAGGTAAAAAACTCTTATCATCATGTGCGATATTATGGCTACGGACCAGAGGAGAACTATATTGATCGCAAGTCAGGAGCACGATTGGGTATTTTTGACACAACAGCTCAGAAAAATTTACAGCCCTACCTAGTTCCGCAGGAAACAGGGAATCGTTGTAATGTTAGATGGTTGGAAGTGGCAGATTCGCAAGGGTATGGTTTGCGTTTTACCGCTAAGGACAAACCGTTCGAAATGAGTGTGTTACCACATAGTGCTTATGAATTAGAGCAAGCAACGCACCAAGAAGAATTGGGACCATCTCAATTCACATGGATTCGTCTATTGGCGGCTCAAATGGGTGTTGGAGGAGATAATTCTTGGGGCGCACCAGTTCATGATGAATACTTGCTAGAAGCAAATACAGCCTACATGTTTTCGTTTTGGTTAGACACAATAGGTGAGTAG